A genomic stretch from Ureibacillus composti includes:
- the hslO gene encoding Hsp33 family molecular chaperone HslO, whose protein sequence is MGDYLVRALGFNGNVRAFATRTTDTVGEAQRRHNTWPTATAALGRSMTAGAMMGAMLKGDNKLTVKIEGKGPIGSIVVDANASGEVRGFVTNPQVHFELNNVGKLDVRRAVGTDGFISIVKDLGLRDMFTGQTPIVSGEIAEDFTYYFAVSEQVPSSVGLGVLVNPDNTVLASGGFIIQLLPGCDEETISEIEAHLKTIEPVSKMIEKGLTPEQILEAVLGNGNVQILDTLPIEFKCQCSKERFGSAIMSLGVQELKEMIDEDGGAEAECHFCLEKYHYNQAELEGYINEIESQKGN, encoded by the coding sequence ATGGGAGACTACTTAGTAAGGGCACTTGGATTTAATGGGAATGTACGTGCATTTGCCACACGAACTACAGATACTGTAGGTGAAGCACAAAGAAGACATAATACATGGCCTACTGCAACTGCAGCACTTGGGCGTTCTATGACTGCAGGTGCAATGATGGGCGCTATGTTAAAGGGTGATAATAAGTTAACGGTAAAAATTGAAGGTAAGGGACCAATCGGCTCAATTGTCGTGGATGCAAATGCAAGTGGTGAAGTTCGTGGTTTTGTAACAAATCCACAAGTGCATTTTGAATTAAATAATGTTGGTAAATTGGATGTTCGACGCGCGGTTGGAACGGATGGTTTTATTTCAATCGTAAAAGATTTAGGATTACGTGATATGTTCACAGGGCAGACTCCTATTGTGTCTGGGGAAATTGCTGAAGATTTTACTTATTACTTTGCTGTATCAGAACAAGTACCATCTTCTGTTGGACTAGGTGTATTAGTTAACCCAGATAATACGGTATTAGCTTCTGGAGGATTTATTATTCAGTTACTACCTGGGTGTGACGAAGAAACTATTTCTGAAATAGAAGCTCACTTAAAAACAATTGAACCTGTTTCTAAAATGATTGAAAAAGGGCTAACACCAGAGCAAATATTAGAAGCCGTATTAGGTAACGGAAACGTACAAATACTTGATACACTTCCAATTGAATTTAAATGTCAATGTTCAAAAGAGCGTTTTGGGTCTGCGATTATGAGTTTAGGTGTACAGGAGCTTAAGGAAATGATTGATGAAGATGGTGGGGCAGAAGCGGAATGCCATTTCTGCTTAGAAAAGTACCATTATAATCAAGCTGAGCTTGAAGGATACATTAATGAGATCGAATCCCAAAAAGGCAATTAA
- the ftsH gene encoding ATP-dependent zinc metalloprotease FtsH, with the protein MNRIFRYTIFYLLIFLVIIGIFGTFNGGNTPSEELSYHEFLDALDTGKVEYANIQPDAGVLVVEGALTNYEEGKTFTVNLPQDNQALMAKLTQAIENDPDINFVKAPETSGWVQFFTGIIPFIIIIILFFFLLSQSQGGGNKMMNFGKSKAKLYDQEKKKVRFTDVAGADEEKAELVEVVEFLKDHRKFTEMGARIPKGILLVGPPGTGKTLLARAVAGEAGVPFFSISGSDFVEMFVGVGASRVRDLFENAKKNAPCIIFIDEIDAVGRQRGAGLGGGHDEREQTLNQLLVEMDGFGVNEGIIIIAATNRPDILDKALLRPGRFDRQITVGHPDVKGRTQILKVHGRNKPLSSEVDLEAVAQRTPGFSGADLENLLNEAALVAARKGKKTIEMVDIDEASDRVIAGPAKTSRKYTDKEKRLVAYHEAGHVVIGLALDSAEKVHKVTIVPRGQAGGYAIMLPKEERFFSTTDDLLDRIAGLLGGRASEEIVLGEVSTGAHNDFQKVTGIARRMVTEFGMSKLGQLQFGSSSGGNVFLGRDFNSEQNYSEAIAYEIDKEMKNIVDAQYERTKRILTEKRDLLDLIANTLMVHETLNAEQIEHLRDYGKLPEETNDKPKVDGKQSIGNESNDVSIETSGSASVNQEVIGQPKSPTVEDLPKDNRLNPEDPKGIQEGNNKDL; encoded by the coding sequence ATGAATCGAATATTTCGATATACCATATTTTATTTATTAATTTTTCTCGTTATTATAGGCATTTTTGGAACATTCAATGGTGGAAATACACCATCTGAAGAATTAAGCTATCACGAGTTCTTAGATGCGTTGGACACTGGTAAAGTTGAATATGCTAACATTCAACCAGACGCTGGTGTGCTTGTAGTAGAAGGTGCCTTAACAAATTATGAAGAAGGCAAAACGTTTACAGTAAATCTTCCTCAAGACAACCAGGCGCTAATGGCAAAGTTAACTCAAGCAATAGAAAATGACCCTGATATAAACTTTGTTAAAGCACCTGAAACAAGTGGATGGGTTCAATTCTTTACGGGGATAATTCCATTTATCATTATTATCATTCTATTCTTCTTCCTATTGAGTCAATCTCAAGGTGGCGGAAATAAAATGATGAACTTCGGGAAAAGTAAAGCTAAGCTTTATGACCAAGAAAAGAAAAAAGTTCGTTTTACAGATGTAGCTGGTGCTGATGAAGAAAAAGCAGAGCTAGTCGAAGTAGTAGAGTTCTTAAAAGATCATCGTAAATTTACTGAAATGGGAGCTCGTATTCCGAAAGGTATTTTACTAGTCGGACCTCCTGGTACAGGTAAAACATTATTAGCAAGAGCAGTTGCTGGTGAAGCAGGAGTACCATTCTTCTCCATTTCAGGTTCTGACTTCGTTGAAATGTTCGTCGGTGTCGGTGCAAGCCGAGTTCGTGACTTATTTGAAAACGCAAAGAAAAATGCACCTTGTATTATCTTTATCGATGAAATCGATGCAGTTGGTCGTCAACGTGGTGCAGGGCTCGGCGGTGGTCATGATGAACGTGAACAAACGTTAAACCAATTATTAGTTGAGATGGATGGATTCGGTGTTAATGAAGGAATTATTATTATTGCCGCAACAAACCGTCCTGATATTTTAGATAAAGCGTTACTACGTCCTGGTCGTTTTGACCGTCAAATTACGGTTGGCCATCCAGATGTAAAGGGTCGTACTCAAATTTTAAAAGTGCATGGCCGTAACAAACCTTTATCAAGTGAAGTAGATTTAGAAGCAGTTGCGCAACGTACACCAGGTTTCTCTGGTGCAGATTTAGAAAACTTACTAAACGAAGCAGCGCTTGTAGCTGCACGTAAAGGTAAGAAGACAATTGAAATGGTTGATATTGATGAAGCAAGTGACCGCGTAATTGCGGGTCCTGCAAAAACATCCCGCAAGTATACAGATAAAGAAAAACGTCTTGTAGCGTACCATGAAGCAGGTCACGTAGTGATTGGTTTAGCACTAGACTCTGCTGAAAAAGTACACAAAGTAACAATTGTACCCCGTGGTCAAGCGGGTGGGTATGCGATCATGCTTCCAAAAGAGGAACGATTCTTCTCTACAACAGATGATTTATTAGATCGCATTGCCGGTCTACTTGGTGGCCGTGCCTCTGAAGAAATTGTTTTGGGTGAAGTATCAACGGGAGCCCATAATGACTTCCAAAAGGTAACAGGTATTGCACGTAGAATGGTAACTGAATTCGGTATGAGTAAACTTGGGCAATTACAATTTGGTTCGTCATCAGGTGGGAACGTGTTCTTAGGGCGTGACTTCAATTCCGAGCAAAACTATTCAGAAGCAATTGCTTATGAAATTGATAAGGAAATGAAAAATATTGTGGATGCACAATATGAGCGCACGAAAAGAATTCTTACAGAAAAACGTGACTTGTTAGACTTAATTGCGAACACTTTAATGGTTCATGAAACATTAAATGCAGAGCAAATTGAACATTTACGTGATTATGGTAAACTTCCTGAAGAAACAAATGACAAACCTAAAGTTGACGGAAAACAAAGTATAGGTAATGAATCAAACGATGTAAGTATTGAAACATCTGGTTCTGCATCCGTAAATCAAGAAGTGATTGGTCAACCAAAAAGTCCAACGGTAGAAGACTTACCGAAAGACAACCGTTTAAATCCTGAGGATCCTAAAGGTATCCAAGAAGGAAATAATAAAGACTTATAA
- a CDS encoding type III pantothenate kinase has product MILVLDAGNSNTVLGIYEHDHLKFYWRMETNLHKTEDEYAMQIKAFFSHVGISFEHVTGIIISSVVPPIMYALEEMCRRYFHINPLIVGPGVKTGLNIKCENPREVGTDRIVNAVAAIEEYGGNQPLIIVNFGTAITYCYINEKGHYLGGAIAPGTNISTEALNIRASKLPRIEISKPSSVVGKNTIAAMQSGIFYGFLGQVEGIVNRMKVQSIEEPLVIATGGLAKFFGNETQIIDVVDSFLTLKGLNIIYKRNQ; this is encoded by the coding sequence ATGATTCTGGTTTTAGATGCTGGGAATTCTAATACTGTATTAGGGATTTATGAACATGATCATTTAAAGTTCTATTGGAGAATGGAAACGAATCTTCATAAAACTGAGGATGAGTATGCTATGCAAATAAAGGCCTTTTTTAGTCATGTTGGGATCTCGTTTGAACATGTTACCGGTATTATTATTTCTTCTGTGGTACCACCAATTATGTATGCTTTAGAAGAGATGTGCCGAAGATATTTTCATATAAATCCCCTTATTGTTGGCCCTGGTGTAAAAACGGGTTTAAATATAAAATGCGAAAATCCACGTGAAGTTGGGACAGATCGAATTGTAAATGCCGTTGCAGCGATTGAGGAATATGGTGGTAATCAACCTCTGATTATTGTGAACTTTGGTACGGCAATTACTTATTGTTACATTAATGAAAAAGGGCATTATTTAGGTGGGGCTATAGCACCGGGGACAAATATTTCGACTGAAGCGTTAAATATAAGAGCTTCGAAATTGCCTCGTATTGAAATATCAAAACCATCTAGTGTTGTAGGGAAAAATACAATTGCTGCAATGCAGTCAGGTATTTTTTATGGCTTTTTAGGACAAGTTGAAGGCATTGTTAATCGAATGAAAGTACAATCCATAGAAGAACCGCTTGTTATTGCAACAGGTGGTCTTGCTAAATTCTTTGGTAATGAAACACAGATTATCGATGTTGTGGATTCGTTTTTAACGCTAAAAGGATTAAATATTATTTATAAAAGAAATCAATAA
- a CDS encoding peptidyl-prolyl cis-trans isomerase: MRSNPKKAINQMSEKTPLSKRRLKTKPTLTLLIVLFLGNLFWFILWLLPDGERTPKSDGGDELVATVDGEEITRQQWLAAMESLYGKETLQTLVNKAVMEKAAEEYDIEVTEEEINLEIALMRTAQDSTDTSFQQLEEDQLRQKVRAQLILEKVLTKDVVLKDKDIEKYYEENRSLYNIPTTYRTSIIVVQSKDDAESVRKELKDGSNFSVLARERSLDSSSASLGGDIGYVNADQTNIDSTIADAVKSLDEKEISDPFVMSDGRYGIVYLEEIKKGGSFTFDDVKGHIKRELAIEQLPTSVSPEAFWNEFNVTWFYGDL; the protein is encoded by the coding sequence ATGAGATCGAATCCCAAAAAGGCAATTAATCAAATGAGTGAAAAAACGCCTCTTTCTAAACGACGTTTAAAAACTAAACCAACCTTAACTTTATTAATCGTTTTATTTTTAGGTAATCTCTTCTGGTTTATTCTCTGGCTATTACCAGACGGTGAAAGAACTCCAAAAAGTGACGGTGGCGATGAACTAGTCGCTACCGTTGATGGTGAGGAAATTACCCGCCAACAATGGTTGGCGGCAATGGAAAGTCTTTATGGTAAAGAAACATTGCAAACTTTAGTGAATAAAGCTGTCATGGAAAAGGCAGCAGAAGAGTATGATATTGAAGTTACAGAAGAAGAAATTAATTTGGAAATAGCGCTTATGCGTACGGCACAGGATAGTACAGATACAAGCTTTCAGCAATTAGAAGAGGATCAATTAAGACAAAAAGTACGGGCGCAATTAATATTAGAAAAAGTCTTAACAAAGGATGTCGTCTTAAAAGACAAAGATATAGAAAAATACTACGAAGAAAACCGATCCTTATATAATATTCCAACTACATATCGTACAAGTATTATTGTAGTCCAATCAAAAGATGATGCTGAAAGTGTACGAAAGGAGCTTAAGGATGGCTCTAACTTTTCCGTACTTGCTCGTGAACGTTCATTAGATAGTTCATCGGCCAGTTTAGGTGGAGATATTGGCTATGTAAACGCTGATCAAACCAATATTGATTCAACTATTGCGGATGCTGTTAAATCATTAGATGAGAAAGAAATTAGTGATCCGTTTGTAATGAGTGATGGGCGTTATGGAATTGTCTATCTTGAGGAAATCAAAAAAGGTGGGTCTTTTACATTTGACGACGTAAAAGGGCATATAAAAAGAGAGTTAGCGATTGAACAACTACCAACTTCGGTTTCTCCAGAAGCATTCTGGAATGAATTTAATGTTACTTGGTTTTACGGAGACCTTTAG